The Piliocolobus tephrosceles isolate RC106 chromosome 4, ASM277652v3, whole genome shotgun sequence genome contains the following window.
GGAATCCTCAGGGAAGGGGTCATCTCCAGATAAGAACTGATCAAAGGAGATGGTTTGCATTTGGCTAGGTTTTTACTAAAGCCCTGACTCCCTCTAGTGGGCAGGCAGAGCAGTGCAGCATCCGTAGCAGGGTGTGTGCTCTTTACAGGGCTAAAAGTCCTTTGGAAtcaagattctttttctttcttttctttctttctttctttctttctttctttctttctttctttctttctttctttttNNNNNNNNNNNNNNNNNNNNNNNNNNNNNNNNNNNNNNNNNNNNNNNNNNNNNNNNNNNNNNNNNNNNNNNNNNNNNNNNNNNNNNNNNNNNNNNNNNNNtttctttctttctttctttctttctttctctttcctttctttctttctttctctttcctttcttctttcttttctctctttctctttcctttcttctttcttttctctctttctttctttcttttctttctttttctgtttcttatctcCTCAGCTTGAAGGTTACATCCTCTTCATCTCCTTAAGTAAAGCTGGGAGTTCTGTAGTACTCCAGGAGTGAGGACAATTATGCTTAAGACACTTTGATTTCAGTTTAGTCCCAGACCGagggaaaacatttcaaaattttaaagtaaatcctTAAAAGTGTAATTTACACCAGAGCGATTGACCTAGCATTTATGTAGACTGCAGTTTGAGAAGTAATTCAAACGGTTTCCACTCATTCCCTTGGAAGAGTCCTTAGAATGTGCTTCCATTGGTCTGAAAAATGTCTGAAAAAGAATCCTGATGCTAACAGTACTGGAAATAGGCGCACTGGTAGTTCACGATCAGCCCGGTGGTATCCTCTATTCTATTTGCATCTAGGTAAAGAGACTGTGGGCTGTACGTGATCAGACAATTTGTTGAAGCGCTTTGGGCCTAGGGCATTTAATTTCTGTGAAGTAGGCACATCAGTTATTTGCTCTGTTTTTGTGTCACCTCTCAGAATACATTAAAGTAGGGGCAACCATTGAACCCAgacttctgccatgtgaagacccTTTGAAAATCCTGACTAACACAGGCACTGCATAAGTGGTCAACTAATTAAAGAGGGGAGGTGGAGCTGTCCTTTGTGTATCCAATAAGTACCCATCATCTCATTTGAGCATGAAAAGAGGCCACTGTTTTTACTTTAAGGAAGGAAAGTAAGCAGGATAGCTCATATTTTTGGAATCATTTCTCACCAAATGGAATAATTCCAGTGATAAAGTGGgagtgaggaagaaagaaaaaaaaaacttctactCATAATGTTTGGGAATAAGAAAGAGGAAACTCACGTCAAAGTCGACTTTCTTCTGCGGGTGCAAAATAAAGGCTTAAGACTGCTCCTGCTGAAACTTTGGGGAGGAAAACGGGAGCTGGCGGGTGGGCTTTGCCTGCCACTCAGCTCTCCCTCGCGGCGCGGGCGCGGCTGGATTCAGCACCTCGGAAAGCGCCCCTCGCGGCGCCCCAGGATTACGCATGCTCCTTGGGGCCCGCCGCCTCAGCCGTGCAAGTGCCACTGTAACTGGTGAGCACCGCTGGCAACCCACCCGGAGTTGACAACCGCAGAAAGACGCAGACACCCACTGAcctccaggcaacagagcgagatggATGCAACTCTACGATCTCCTTCTCTCCAAGGACGGAAACCTCATCCAAACAGTCCCAGAGGAAACCGACAAAGGTATTTGAAAGGGAGCGAGCGGCCCCAAATCGCAAAATTGAGCGACTGTGGGAGTTATGCGCCAATGCCCCAGTGACCGCGGGACACGGAGAGGGGAAGTCTGCGTTGTACATAGGACCTAGGGACTCCAAGCTTGGCCTGAGAACCCTTGGACGCCGAGTGCTTCCCTTATGGGCTGCGCTCCTCAACTCTGCTCCAAAGCAGCCACTGAGCTCAACTCCTGCGTCCAGGGAGGTTCGCTGCGCGCCAGGAAGCGCTTAGTACCCAGTTCCTGGGCTCTCTCTTCAGCAGCTACTTTGAAAGCTCCCACTCACGTCCCGCAGGCTAGCCTGGGAACAAAACCCGGGTAAACCGTCCCCAGAACGTGACCTAGAGGTACCTGCGCATGCAGATGGCCGATGCAGCCGCGATAGCCACCATGAATAAGGCAGCAGGCGGGGACAAGCTAGCAGAACTCTTCAGTCTGGTCCCGGACCTTCTGGAGGCGGCCAACACTAGTGGTAACGCGTCGCTGCAGCTTCCGGACTTGTGGTGGGAGCTGGGGCTGGAGTTGCCGGACGGCGCGCCGCCAGGACATCCTCCGGGCAGCGGCGGGGCAGAGAGCGTGGACACCGAGTCCCGGGTGCGGATTCTTATCAGCGTGGTGTACTGGGTGGTGTGTGCCCTGGGGTTGGCGGGCAACCTGCTGGTGCTCTACCTGATGAAGAACATGCAGGGCTGGCGCAAGTCCTCTATCAACCTTTTCGTCACCAACCTGGCACTGACGGACTTTCAGTTTGTGCTCACCCTGCCCTTCTGGGCTGTGGAGAACGCTCTTGACTTCAAATGGCCCTTCGGCAAGGCCATGTGTAAGATCGTGTCCATGGTAACGTCCATGAACATGTATGCCAGCGTCTTCTTCCTCACTGCCATGAGTGTGACACGCTACCACTCGGTGGCCTCGGCTCTGAAGAGCCACCGGACGCGAAGACACGGCCAGGGCGACTGCTGTGGCCGGAGCCTGGGGGACAGCTGCTGCTTCTCGGCCAAGCcgctgtgtgtgtgcatctgggCTTTGGCAGCGCTGTCCTCGCTGCCCAATGCCATTTTCTCCACCACTGTCAAGGTGATGGGCGAGGAGCTGTGCCTGGTGCGCTTCCCGGACAAGTTGCTGGGCCGCGACAGGCAGTTCTGGCTGGGCCTCTACCACTTGCAGAAGGTGCTGTTGGGCTTCGTGCTGCCGCTGGGCATCATTAGCTTGTGCTACCTGCTGCTGGTGCGCTTCATCTCCGACCGCCGCGTGGCAGGGCCCGAAGGAGGGGACGCTGTAGCCAGAGGAGGCCCGGTCGGAGCCAGCGCCCGGAGACTGTCGAAGGTGACCAAATCAGTGACCATCGTTGTCCTGTCCTTCTTCTTGTGTTGGCTGCCCAACCAGGCGCTCACCACCTGGAGCATCCTCATCAAGTTCAATGCAGTGCCCTTCAGCCAGGAGTATTTCCTGTGCCAGGTATACGCGTTCCCTGTGAGCGTGTGCCTGGCGCACTCTAACAGCTGCCTCAACCCCATCCTCTACTGCCTCGTGCGCCGCGAGTTCCGCAAGGCGCTCAAGAGCCTGCTGTGGCGCATCGCGTCTCCTTCGCTCACCAACATGCGCCCCTTCACCGCCACTACCAAGCCGGAGCCCGAGGATCAGGGGCTGCAGGCCCTGGCGCCGCTCCGCGCGGCCAGGGAGCCGGACCTGCTCTACTACCCACCTGGCGTCGTGGTCTACAGCGGGGGGCGCTACGACCTGCTGCCCAGCAGCTCTGCCTACTGACGCGGGCCTCAGGCCCAGGGCACGCCATCGGGGCAAGGTGGCCTTCCCTGGGCGGTGAAGGAGGCGAATGGATTAAGGAGGGTTTGGGGCAGAGTCGAGGGCGGGAGGAGGGGGAGCATTTAAGAAGTAGGTGGGAGGAGGATGGACATAGCATGGAGGAGGAGCCTGTGGATAGGCCGGAGGACCTTCTCTGGAGAGGGGATGCTTCGAAACCAGGTGGAGAGAGGAAGCTGGCAAAGGGACAGAGATGAGCCCCACGGGCCAGACCGCCAACCTCCGCTTCGCACCCACAGCCTCTACTTACTCTTCCCACGCTGGGCAGTGGAAGGCGCCCAGAAGCGGAGAGAAGCagcaaaaatgtaaagaaattggCACAGGGAGCGGGGCTTAGCCAAATGATGCGCAGACAATTGTGCCCTTTTATTCCTGCGACTTCTGCGAAGAGTGCAGCCGCCGCCACAAACTCTCCTTTGCGCCTTGGCTAACCAGACTGCAGCAGCACCAAGGTCCTACTTGCTGCGGGGCTGCCCCAGGAATCTAGAGCTGGGAGGCAAGAAACGTTTTTGGAGTTAAGAAAGAGAACTGACCATCCTGATCCGTCCCCAggagaaaaggcaaaggaaagccACCTCCCATGGAGTCATTATGACGATTATCATTCCGGACTGGGCCAGCGGGAACACGCTGAGCCCGACCTAGCTGCACAGCCCCGGAGCTCAGACGTTAGTAGGGGGATAACACCTGTCCCCAGCTTGGGAGAGCGATTCTCTGGGGAGTGGCGTCACTGAGGGAGGGAGCGGACACAGTGTAATTAGAAGGGCTGGTTAAGGAAATTTCTTCAGGTTGCTACCCCAAAAGGTAAAAGGGGGCTCATATGCTCACTTGGTAGCAGAATTGGAAATGCAGTGCTGGAGCGTTGCAAGGAGGAAGCCGAGCGCTCCAGTTCttctgagagcagcctgggtgCCTGTAGGCGCTCTGATCTGCGTGCTGCNNNNNNNNNNNNNNNNNNNNNNNNNNNNNNNNNNNNNNNNNNNNNNNNNNNNNNNNNNNNNNNNNNNNNNNNNNNNNNNNNNNNNNNNNNNNNNNNNNNNcccaggctggagtgcagtggccggatctcagctcactgcaagctccgtctcccgggttcacgccattctcctgcctcagcctcccgagtagctgggactacaggcgcccgccatctcgcccgggtagttttttggattttagtagagacggggtttcaccgtgttagccaggatggtctccatctcctgaccttgtgatccgcccgtctcggcctcccaaagtgctgggattacaggcttgagccaccgcgcccggcctagtatttttttttttttttctggtaggcTTAGATAGAAGAGCAAGAAATGCTGCAGAAATGTATTGGGGCGGGAGCAGGGGAAGAGGAATCTTGGAAACCAAATTCCTAGAAGCTGGGTCTTATCTCTCAAACGGAGGTGTGGAGTAGGAAAGAAAACAGTAGGTTCAGGTACTCTGTTCTAAAGGAAGCAGAGTACTGGAGGAACTGTTCTGAGGGTATCACCGGATTTCAGATGTAGGCTTCTTTATTGCTTATATTATTGACAAGAGAAGGTAGGAAATAGGAATTCCCATCGGACATTACCATCAccaattttcatttattctaaagAGTGCTTTACATATTGAGCATGCATGGCAAATtcttttcccagcctccagacagTTTATGGAGCTGTCTTTGAAGACTGCCTCACATTTCTCATGTCTACTCTGTTCTGACCACAGGAGCTGAAGATGTTAAACCCTCACAAAGTCCTTTCTTGAGGCTCTTCTGAGAACTGGGTCTACATCAGTAGACCATCAGTCTACCCATCCATCTGCTGGCTTTGACAGAGGTACTGCTACTCTCTTTGGCAACCTGGTTTGGGGTCAAGAAACCAATAATGCAGGCACCCACTGGGGTGgttgttttaatataataaatagcCATTCATAAAAACAGGTCTGTTTAAAGAGCCTCTTGAACAGTAGAGTTGTTTAGTAATGTTGTGAAAAGTTTTTCTGCAGTATCTGAGATTCAGGGCTCAAAATGTGAGATCTACAACTCCCACCTTCCCTGATCCGCTTTTTGTGATTGCAAAACACACTGAAATGACTAAACATTCATGCCTTCTCACAAAAGCAGTAAGTGCCAGTCTGGATCCTGAGCAGTCTTGTGAAGTCAGCTTGTTTAGAAAACTGAACGGTGTGTTTGTTTTGAAGTAGTCCGTTTTCTTCTTCACCCTTTGGGAAGAACATTTATTGATATAGACATTGAATAGAAATTGGGCTAacaaagactgaaatgtaagctccacaaaagtccccaaaatacaaaatacatgaaaaagtaaACACGGGAAAAAACTAACATTTGCATGGTAGGAGACCCATCTATAACACGGATAATAGACTCTTGATGAGAGATTCTTATCAAAGCAAATTGCGATTTCAATTTTAACAATAGAACAATGTGTGGGTAGCTCAGAATTCTTAGGAAAGGGTGTTGAAGTATGTGCATCTACCACTAAGGGCagcagaaaaacagaagagaaggatctggaggaatggaaaaaaaataacctctATAAAAAGGGTCACTTTGTCCAAATCCCAAGCACTGGGCTTCTGAGAACATGGCAGGAGGGATCATAGATTATGACTTTGATCTACCACAAGGACAAAACGGTCACCAAGGAAATGGTCAGATCAATTGTAATCAACAATTAGTTTTCGAGTGGCTGTTGTGTGCCAGCCCCTGTGCAGGGTGCTGAGGTGATATGCATGAACCAGACATGTTTCTGACTTCCACATGTAAAAGGACAGACAGCCGTGAACACAAGCAAGATAAGACAGGGAATGATGAGCTGAATGTCAAAGTAaggttgaaagaaagaaagacaaaaggaaggaaaggttgATCCTGCTGGGAGATCAGACTTTCTgatcaaaataatatttgagatAGGTCTAGATATATGGTCATAGTTTAGGCAGAATGGCAGTGGTGGGTTCGGAGGCAGAGAGGATATTCAACGCTAATAAAATGTGGTGACTAAAAGCCTTAATGTTGGAATGTCAGATGCTTGATTAGGAACGTCAGAAGCAGGAAACAAAGTAGTAGGGATTCTCTTTCTCTTGCAGTATTTCCCAGGATTTCTGTTGAGAGTATGTGTCCTTGTACTAGTTTTATTTGTCTGGGGAAAGgaaatttcttttgccagaaAGAATATGTCATTGGTATACTGAGAACAAATACTTAGATTCCCAAATGTGGTTAAAGGCTTTGAAAATtggattatatttattcattcaaaccTCAAGGGAGCTGAGTTCAATGAGTATctgcatatttgtgtgtgtgtgtgtgcgcgcgcgtgcatgTATGCCCTGTGGTTGGTTAGGGATGATTACATTTGACTTCTTGGGGGTTCAATAAGATGGCCCTCAGCTATGGATCACCTTACCAGCTGGTTCATCTATTCATTTCAAATCTTCACACATCAGAACAGTTTTTGGAGAAATGGGCAGGAAATAAACACTGAACCCCGGAGAGGATTTCATTTCTAAACCTTGTAGAGGCCAAGTACAGGTAGGGGAAGTAAGAGAGGTGGTTTGTTGCTGTTTCTTTCCTAATGCTAAGAGCTATGTGCCATGAGGTTCCCTGAGGATTTACCTATCCTCATCCAACACTATGGGGTTGGGAGCAGGTG
Protein-coding sequences here:
- the RXFP3 gene encoding relaxin-3 receptor 1, whose product is MQMADAAAIATMNKAAGGDKLAELFSLVPDLLEAANTSGNASLQLPDLWWELGLELPDGAPPGHPPGSGGAESVDTESRVRILISVVYWVVCALGLAGNLLVLYLMKNMQGWRKSSINLFVTNLALTDFQFVLTLPFWAVENALDFKWPFGKAMCKIVSMVTSMNMYASVFFLTAMSVTRYHSVASALKSHRTRRHGQGDCCGRSLGDSCCFSAKPLCVCIWALAALSSLPNAIFSTTVKVMGEELCLVRFPDKLLGRDRQFWLGLYHLQKVLLGFVLPLGIISLCYLLLVRFISDRRVAGPEGGDAVARGGPVGASARRLSKVTKSVTIVVLSFFLCWLPNQALTTWSILIKFNAVPFSQEYFLCQVYAFPVSVCLAHSNSCLNPILYCLVRREFRKALKSLLWRIASPSLTNMRPFTATTKPEPEDQGLQALAPLRAAREPDLLYYPPGVVVYSGGRYDLLPSSSAY